The stretch of DNA CGGGCTTGGGCGACGTAAAATAAAGCGGTCGCCACGTTTAGTAAGAATTTCTTCCTCCAAACGAAGTTGACATAATATCTCACCGTTTTCTTCTTTAATCTCGTTCCGGTCAAAAAAGACAATTCGTCCCATAACTTCTGTAGTTCCGATATGGAGTTTAATCGGCATCCGTTGTTTCACCATATGTTCAAGATCCTCAACCACTCTTATCGCTACATCTACCGTTTTCGTAACAATAAAATGCTCTGACGAAACCAAAACATCTCCGCGTTCTAAGTCTTCTTTTGATACCCCTGAAAGATTGATAGCGGTACGCTGGCCCGCATATGCTTTTTGTGCTTGCTTATGATGAACCTGAATTTGTCTTGCTTTCACTTCGAGTCCCTGCGGCATGATCATAAGAGTTTGTCCCTCTTCCACAGTTCCTTCGTAAACCGTTCCACGAACTACTGTCCCCTGCCCTTTTACCGTGAACACCTGGTCAATCGGCAGACGAAAAGCACCCTTTGTATCTCTCATTTCTTGCTCTTTTAGCGTTCGTATTATTAAATCTTTCAATTCCTCTATACCCTTTTTCGATAGGCTGTCTACTAGCACAAACGGAGCATCCTCAAAAACGCTGCCTGTTAGTTCTCTTAAGATATCATCCTTAACTAATTCAATAAATTCTTCATCGACGCGGTCAATCTTCGTAATTGCCACAAGTCCGTATTTCACTCCTAAGAATTTTAGGATATCCAGATGTTCTCTCGTTTGCGGCATAACGCCTTCGTCTGCTGCAACAACCAATACAACAAGGTCGATACCTGCTACTCCAGCGATCATCTGGCGAATAAAACGCTCATGTCCTGGTACGTCAATAACCGAGATTTGAATTTCCTGATCCTCATATAAAGGAGCAAATCCGAGTTCAATCGAGATTTGTCGTTCTTTTTCTTCTTTTAATCTGTCAGTATCTACATTGGTCAATGCTTTTGTCAAAGAGGTTTTACCATGATCTATATGTCCAGCCATGCCAATTGTAAAATATCGTTTTTCCAAAGTTGCCACCTGCTTTTTTAGGTCTTCCTCTTTACTTTATCTTTAAAGAACATATAGTTCAAGAGAACATTTTTAGACAGACAAATAGGCTCCGATTGCTCCGCTGTATTCTCCTTTTCCTAAAAACACTGCTGTTACTCCTACCATATTCATATAAAACTCAAGAGCCTGTCTTAATGGATGATTACCAACAATGGCACTTCCGACGATGACAGCACTTTTAACCTGATGGATCGTTGCTGCCTGTGACGTTAACAACACAATCGTTTCTGCGATCATATTGGAAAGTGAAGCCAGCCGGTCTGCTTCTGTAGGGTTAAGTCGAATACCCTTTGCAAAGTTTGCCGCGGTTAATTCTCCATTAACGGGACTTTCAGCTGATTCATAAATGTCTTTTACTAACATATCAACATGTCCTTTATTTCCTTCTTCCGCAAGGACGGTAAGTTGACGGTAGCCCCGTACTTTTGATAAAAGTGATCCAAGACCTGTAAACGTCCCTCCGCCCATTCCGCTCCCAAGTATCCGATCTACCTTGTCGCCTTTCACAACATGCCAAGAGGTTCCGGTTCCAATGTTTACAATTAAATAGTTTTCCCCTATAGTCTTATTTTCTGCTGTTAGTAAAAAACGTGTACCCTCACAGGTTGCTTGGAACTCAGGAATGATCATACTCTCGGGGAAATACTTCTTTTGGATGACAGTGGATTTTCCACCAGTTAAAGAAACTCTTAAGGAAGGCACAGACAGTTTTAGCCATGAAATGGCTGAATCCTGTTCATTTATGGGAAATTTTTTAAAGTGCATTCTCTCATTTTCCTGATAAACCATTTTGATTAATGAACCGCCAGCATCAATTCCTGCAGTGTTCCGCTCCATCCTCCCCACCCCTTCAAAATGACTAGTTTAATTACTTATTTGACAATCATCATTATTATCCTGCTTTCATTTCACCAAACCTCCACATTCATTCCATTCCTACTATCTATTAATGTGCTATGGTGAATAAAAGTACTTTTACAACAAAGGAAGATTTCAATGAAAAGAATATCTTGGCCAGTTAAATTAGGTTTGACATTGTTAGTGGGATGTCAGAATGCTGAACCAAAAGAAGAAACAAAGCCATCAACAGAACAAAAAGAACAGAAAGCAACTACAAATACGAATACTAACACCACATTCCCCTATCCAAATTTATTGTCTCAGAGCGAACAATCCTATGCACTTTAGTGATTGGGGATCAGGATGCCCCCATTGAAAATAACAAAAAGATTACCGAAAAAGTAAATGATATATTAAGCTTACCTGAGCTTGAAATGGCTCAGACTGCATATCCTGAGTTGAAAATCAAGGCAGAACCAGCATATATTCTCTTTGACCAGGCTGGTGTAATCTATCAATCAAATAATCTTAAAGAGCTGACAACTTACTTAGAACAAAATAATCCAAACTAAAAACCAGAATCTTTTCTGGTTTTTTTAACGCTTTAATTCAACCACGCGGTAATACACTATAAGAATGGTTTGACTTATAAGATAAAAACAAATGGAGTAAATAATTTGATATCCATGCTTATAATGAAAAATCCCTATTTTATGATTTATCCATTCAAAGCAAAATGAAATAATTGTCGCTATGGATATATATAGAATAATGTATTTATCACTTGTACAGAGTTTTTTATAAAAATAAAGGAAAATATAGCCATAAGGAAGATATAGGAGATACACTACGAGATCCATTCCTGTATATTTTGGACCATCCATAATATCATAAAAATCAAAAGGAGTTACCCCGAAAGAATTATCTATTATACTCGGGAATGTTAAACTATAAAGAAAGATAAGAACTGTGAATTGTTTAGAAAATAGTTTTGGAAGATAGAAAAAAATACCCCAAGTGATAATGATAAGTCCGAGAAGACAATAATCATTAAAACCAAATCCTGTCTCAGTCCACGACATTGCTTTCACCCCTCGACCATGAATCCAGCCCCCTATACCATTTCAAGGTAAATAATAGACCGAACAAAAAAATCGAAAAATATAAGAAGGTATAAATATGATTCCATTGTTTAAAGGAGTACAGGCCTTGGGATACGTTTATTAGATCTAACGAACAGATAAATAAGTTGAATAGAATGAAGTAAAGTATTTTTTTGTTCCAGCGACTTCGACTAATCATTAAAGTAAAGATGGATACCATTAATGGGACAGCTATATTCTTATATATAAGAACAGCAATAAATAACTTCGTATCCGTAGTGGTCTTCATCCACTTAAACGTGTCAAATAATCCAACATAGGTATGAGTATTAATGAGACAGCTTAGCAAAATTAGAAGAGTAACCTCTTTAACCGAGGCATGCTGATGAATTCTATTAAATAAAAATAGCCCGATAAGCATCCAGCTAATAAAAAAGTAAAAGGTTACAATCATATATCTTCTCTCCTAATATAAAGCAGCCATTTTATCCTCTTAGTTAGCTTAAACTATATATTCCAAATCATTCATGTTACCCTAAGAATCATTGTGATTCTTCGTTTTTTCAACTATATCAAATAAACCAAATGGCAAATACAATAACATAAAAGTTATTAATGCAATCATCTCTAATGGTATAAGATACAAAGGCCATGGTCCTAAATAATCTAAAATGGATGGGTTTGTAGGCTTTTCGGAAATATACATATAGTTTCCTTCAATAAAATAATTTAGTAAAAACACATAGAAAGTATAGAGGTTAAGGTACAAAAAGGCTTTCCAAACACTCTTTGCTATCGGTCTATATTTTTCAACAAATACAATAAACATGTTTGCTACAACTATTCCACCATGCGAGATAAAAAAGTGAACATAACGAAAATGTGGAAATGTGTAAGAACTTAAATCAGGGGTAATCATTGCCTGCAATGCACTGCCAACACCTGCAAAATAAGTAAATTCAAAGAGACTATAACTCTTAGTAAGCAGTAATGCAGCAGATAATAGGATGGAAATACTGCTTAAATGGAACGGTAGTGAATATTGAATAGTCCACTCCTCTATACTCCAAAGCCACGCATGCAGACTAATTTCCGAAATGATTAAAATTGCTGCTAATCCTGACCTAACAATCGAATTTAGAGGCTGCTCCCTCAGAACTCTTCGAAATAGAAAGATTAAGACAATAATTCCAAGTAAAACAAGTAATGTCATCCAATGTGTTAATGAAAATAAAATAAATAAATCTCCGCCATCAGCCTGAAAATATCTTTCCATTTCATCACCGTTGTTAATGTGTCTATTATAATTATCGATATGTTGACTTCATATATTATTTCCCGTTATCATCATTACTATAAAATTTAGGAGGCTATTTCATGTCTGCATTAGTTTTTATGGCTCTGTATCGTCCGAAGCCTGGAAAAGAAAATGAATTAAGAGATATTCTAAAAGTACATATCCCCGTCCTTCGCGAAGAGGGCTTGATAACCGAACGTGAATTATTAACACTGCAAGCTGAAGACGGAACAATTATTGAAATAGCCGAATGGAAGTCTAGTGAGGCCATTGACAAGGCACATCAATCAGACAAAGTAATGTCAGTTTGGAATCAAATTGGTGCTTTAGCTGAACTCACAAATCTATCGTCCCTTGCTGAAGCGCAATATCCTTTTCCAAATTTCAAAGCTATTTAGGTTTAGTAATTTAATGAGTACAAAAAAACACGAGAGATTCTAAATGAACTCGCGTGTTTTTTTTGAGTGACCACGAATATTACTATTTTTGATTTTCGGTCACCCAGAACCTGCTTGAGTGACCATGAATATTACTATTTTTCCTTTTCGGTCACTCAGGACCCGCTTGAGTGACCATAAACATTACCATTTCTCAGTTTCGGTCACTCAGAACCCGCTTGAGTGACCATAAACATTACCATTTCTCAGTTTCGGTCACTCAGAACCCGCTTGAGTGACCATGAATATTACTATTTTTCCTTTTCGGTCACTCAGAACCCGCTTGAGTGACCATAAACATTACCATTTCTCAGTTTCGGTCACTCAGAACCCGCTTGAGTGACCATGAATATTACTATTTTTCCTTTTCGGTCACTCAGGACCCGCTTGAGTGAACATAAACATTACCATTTCTCAGTTTCGGTCACTCAGAACCTGCTTGAGTGACCGTGAAGCCATGTCAAATCAGGATTCGGTCACTCAAATAACTTACCTATTAGTTTGTAAAGATAAATTCCGTCCTGCTTCCGGTTTGTCCGGCGATGACTTCTAGTCTAATATCAATTCTTTCTTTCAACTCTGGAACGTGAGAGATAATTCCAACTAAGCGTCCGCTGCTCTGGATGTCCATTAAGGCTTCAATTGCTTGGTCCAGTGATTCAGGGTCAAGTGTTCCAAAGCCTTCATCAATGAACATCGTCTCTAATGAAACTCCGCCTGCATAGTTTTGAACAACATCTGCAAGCCCGAGCGCTAATGAAAGTGATGCCTTAAAGCTCTCCCCACCAGATAATGTTTTAACATGGCGCTCCTGTCCCGTATATTGATCATAAACGAGAAGTTCTAAACCACTTTGAACATTCCCTTTAGAACGGTCGGTTTTCCTTAGGAGTTCAAACCGCCCAGCCGTCATTTTCCTTAGTCTCACGTTGGCCTCCCGTAATATATCATCTAAGAAGGCTGCGAGGACATACCGTTCAAATGTTATTTTGTACGTATTTTGACCTCTTGCGATGTTATGGAGTTCACCAATTAGATTGTATCGATCCTCCAATACTTTCATCTGCTCATTCAATTTTTCAACTTTTTTATAAATTTCTTCATTGTCTCGCTTTTTAACAAAAAGGTCTGTCCGCTGGTTTGTGAGTTCGGTAATCTCATCAGCAAGTTTCTCTAATGAAGCTCTTATCCCAGCTACATCAGGTGTTTTCACATCTGCTAAAAGCTTAGTCAATTCCTTCAAACGATCTGAAACGGATCGGTATTCCTCACGATAATTCCGAATTTGACCTTCGAGATTTTGAATTTCACCTTCACTTTTTTTAGAGGAATGATATTCGCCATAGTTTTCAAAACCTTGTTCTGCTAATTTAGAAACAAAGATTTCCTTTTCTGTATTAAGCTCGTTTTGTTTAATGGAATGGTGCTTCACCGCATCTTGGAATCTTGCTGATTCCGCAGATTGTTTTTCTTTCACTGCCTGTAAAAGCTGCTGTGCCTCTTCCAATCTTTTTACTAACAATTCGTGATGTTTTTTGGAAGCTGTTAAAGTCTTTTCATAGGCCGATTCGGTGCGAAGATTCTCTGGAATAACATTCATCATTCTCTTAAGATTCGTATTCTTCTCAGTAAACAATACGGTTAACTCGTTTACATCTCCAGTAAACTTCTGAATAGCCATTTGTAATACTGCTTTATCCGACTCACTTTTCTCTATTTCACTTTTGATTGTATCAAGCAATTTGATTTGTTCAACCAGCGTTTTTTGAGTCTTTTGGAGTTGATTTCTTGTAGAAAGAACCTCCGTTTTAATTACATGTGAATTGTTTTCATTAAAATCAACACGATGGGTGCGGATTTCTTTTAATATGTCTTCACAGTTTTCACGTTGTATTTTTTCAATCGATTGAATTTCAAAAAACGCAGATTCCGCTGCTGATTTTTCTTTTTCCAAATGAGCCGCCTGCTGCTTTGCAGATTTTAAGTCCTCTTCATTAGGAATGTGCTTTTCATTCAATGAAACGGGAGCTGGATGATGTTCGGAACCACATACCGGGCATGCTTCACCGTTTGTAAGCCGTGTCGCTAATAGTGACGCTTGTCCATGCAGCCATTGGTTCTCGAGGTCTTCTACAAGTTCCTTGGCATCTGAATACCTAGCAGCTATATTTTCGAATTTTCCGGACTTCAAATTAAGATCTTGTACTGTCTTTTTATAACGGCCAAGGTAAAGTTCATATTTTTCCAGCCTGTCTAGTTCAGACTGCATTTTTTCAATCAGACGTTCATTTTCTATAAAAGTTAATTGGCCCTTTTCAATTTCCGTCTTTTTGTCGAGCAGGGTTTTCATACGCTCTTCCAAGGCCTTGAGATTTTTTTCAGAGGCTGCATGTTTTTCTTTTGCTTCCTTTAATGAGGATTGCACCACTTCAGACTCTTTTACTAATGCAGAAAAGGAATAAACGTCATCCTTCATAGAAATAAGCTGGTTGATGACATCTACTGCTTTTTTCCGCTCTCCTTCACGCTCAAGCTCTGCTTGCAATTGTTGGTCATACTGCTTTGCAAGAACATCTAATTTTTCCATTTCACTTTGGATTGAAGTGACATTGCCCTTAAGCTGGTCCATTTCGCGCTTTAGACGATGGCATAGCTCTTCTTGTTGCGCCAAAAGTGCTGCCTTATGAGCTAGTTGAACCTGTTTTTCTTTTTCAGTGAAAATGTCTGCTTGTGATTCAAGCTTGATTTTTTCCCCTTTTAACGCATCTCTCGTTTGGATTTGTTTTACAATCGTTTCAGCTTCGAATAGCTTTGCTTTAAAATCATCTTGTTCCTTTTCCTTATCTTTCAAGGTACTAACAAGTGTTTCAATCATATCGGCCATGCCGCTTATTTCTTCCTGTAATAACGGCATCATAATTACATCATTTACACTGTCTGCTTCCAAATAACCTTTCAGTTCTTCATTTGTAACAGCTTGGATTCGGCGAATGGCCTCATTTCTTGCTTGAACCTGAAGCTCAACAGAATTCTTTAACTCAGTGGCTTCAACCTTCAATTTTTCTTCCACCATTTTATAAATTTGTGTATGGAATAATCGCTGTAAGATTACTTCCTTATCTTTACTATCAGATGTTAACAGCTTACGAAATTCACCTTGAGGGATCATTAAAATTTGGCGAAATTGATTACTGTCAATCAGCATAATTTCTTTAACCTTTTCCTCAACATCATTTATCTTTGAGGCAATAATTTTCTTCTCACCGTTCTCATCCCAGCTGTATAATTCCGCCCTGGCAGGTAATGTAGTAAAACCATCGCCTTTTTCCTTCTTTTTTGGCTGTTGTGGCAGTCGGGTAATCGAATAAACTTTGTTCCGAATGGAGAAATCGAGTGAAACCTCTGTTACCAAATCTGCTTTCGCAAATTGGCTGCGAAGTTCTGGACCATTGCGGTCCTCACCGCTTGCTTTTCCATAGATTGCATAACTAATCGCATCAAAAATAGTGGTCTTACCTGCCCCTGTTTTCCCAGAAATCACAAACATTGTACGATTACCCAGCTGTGTAAAGTCAATTGTTTCTACCCCGGCGTAAGGTCCAAATGCCTGCATGGTCAGTTTTAATGGTTTCATCGGTCTCCCTCCTCACGTAACACTTTTTCAATCACGTCTGCCATTGCTTCTTTTTTATCAGCAGTAAACTCAGAGGTTGTCATTTCGGTATAAAATTGCTCAAACAAATCTAACTCTGACTTTTTCTCATTTTGGGTACTAGTAAATGACTGCTTTTTCTTTAAGTCTGTAATATCTATCTTCCGTTCAAGATGAAGTACATTCGGATATACCTGACGTAATTTATTTATTGGATCAAGAAGTGCGCCTTCATCATGCAAGGTTATTTTTAAATAATCATGTAATCTTTGTTTTTCATAAAAGAAAGGATCTAGTAACTCCTCTAAATGTCCCTCAAGTTCACGCATGTCATGTGTCGGGGTCAATGAGCGATAGCGATGAGAAAAATTTCCCTTTTCATCCATTTCGATAATCGAAATAGATTTATTTTGCTTTGCTTCAGAAAAGGAATACTTTAAAAGAGATCCTGAATATTTCACTTTGTTATGTTTGATTGCATCAGGACTGTGGAGATGACCAAGAGCAGTATAAGAGAAAGGCTCGAAAAGTTCTGCTCCGACACAGCCAGATCCCCCAACCGATAAGACACGTTCAGAGTCAGATGTTTGTCCGCCCAAAACAAAAGCATGTCCTACGAACACGTTCGGTTCATTGTAATTTAAGTTTTCCTCTATTTTACCTACTACAGCTTTCATCGCATCTTGATGAGAATGAATCGATTCATCCTCAAGGAGTTGGCGAACAATTCCAGGTTCGGCAAAGGGGACTAGGTAGAAATTCACTCCGTTAACATGGACTGGTGTAAAGCTGTTTGTCAGTTTTCCAGATAAATAAAATTGGCTATGCTTATACCACGAGCTCCCAAAAGACAGTCTTTCTGCGCTATCATGGTTTCCAGCTATCGCAACAACCGGTATCCCAAGCTCTACATTGATTCTAAATAGAATTTCATCTAATAATTCAACCGCATCGGTTGGCGGTACAGAACGGTCATACAAATCTCCCGCAATTACGACTGCATCGGGCTTTTCTTCGGCAACAATATCAATAAATTGATTAAGTGCTTCCCGTTGGTTTTCTGTCATATAAACACCATGCACTAATTTACCTAAATGCCAGTCAGCAGTATGGATAAATTTCATTAATTTTCACCCCATCTTTATTTCATTCATAAATACTATTATAGCAAAATACCAACATTTGTGAGATTGGAAAACTAAGAAATAAAAGGTAATACTGGCTATAGATTTTATAAAAGACTATTAATCACAAAAAACAGCCCGACACAATGGTCGGGCTGTTAAATAGTTGGTTTCATAAATTACTTTTTAGTTACGTTAGCAGCTTGTGGTCCACGAGCACCTTCAACAACTTCGAAAGATACTTCTTGACCTTCTTCTAAAGTTTTGAAACCTTCAGTTTGGATAGCGGAATAGTGAACAAATACGTCGTTTCCGTCTTCAGCTTCGATAAATCCGAAACCTTTTTCAGAGTTAAACCATTTTACTTTACCGTTTTTCATGTAAAAAAATCCTCCTATTGGCTAGACAAGCCATGTGTAAATTTCACCAAATTACAACGTGATAGCTTTACTTCCACTTTCTTATCCAAACTTCAGTTAAAACTTGAACAAGCTTTGTAACATAAATCTAATCTCGTGCAACGGCTGTCTAAAATTTAACATTTTTTAGCTGTACTGTCAATAAAACACTATAGACAAAAGCCCACAAAATTCGGGGCTGGAAACGCTATTCCACTAGGTTTACAATCCCGTATTTTGGCTTTTATGGCTGCTAGCTTCAGTCACCATTACCTGATTTCTGTCTATTTTACCAAATTTACATTTGAGATCTTTTATGACGTCTTTAAGCAGTAATTCTAGACCAATATACGTGAGGGACGGGAAGTTCGCAAAAAGCTTTTTGACTTCCCATTTCAGTTCATTTTCACCGCAAATACTATGGCGATTAATCTGATCCACTTCATTTTTTATGATCGAAAGCTCCTTTTGTTTTTCATCAGCTGGCAGGAGCTCAAGTGCATCAAGTCTGCTTAGGAACTCAACTGACTTTTCAATTTTCAACCGAACTTCATCATGAACATCCTTAACAATTATATGATTCTTGTATTTAAACTCATTTAACTTCAATGCTGAGTCATATGTTGCCTTAACAATTTCCTCTCTTGTCATGCTGTTTGTTTCATAGCTTAGCATATTCTTCCAAGATGGTTGTTTCATAGCCTCTCGGAAGTCTTCAAGTTTATGACAGAACTTTTTATAACCATATTTATCTGGATTTTCAAACGCAGGGCTGCCAGGATCCAGGAATGGAGAAAGTGGTGCTACAAAATACGAAATATTGGAAGCTTCGCCGCATTATTTGTGAATGTTTTCACAAAAATCGACATTTCTCATCGCACTTTCGTATGTTTGATTAGGGATACCCGTCATGAAAAAACAAATCAACTTTCGCACAGCCTTGTTTTAATGCGAATTGGAGCATTTCGATTACTTTCGCATTTGTACATGGCAGCTTTCCGTTATATTTGCGAATATCTTCATCCGCGGATTCAAGGGTAAGTTCGATACTGTATTTTGGTATTGCTTTATTTAATCTTTCAAAAAACCTCTCATCTGCATAATTAAACAATTCAAAAACTAGCTCATTCTTAAGCTTCATTTTAGATAAGCCATCAAGGAACTCATCAACATATTCCTTGCCGCCTTGTCTAATATCATTTAATAGAAAAATAGGTGCTCTTGTAAATCTTTGTATAAGCGCAATATCTTCTAACATTTTTTGCGGAGATCGCATCACCAGCTTCTTCCGATTACAGTTTAGCTCGTAAGCATCTCTGGAACCGCCGCAGATTAAACAGTTATAGTTACACCCTTTTGAGGTTAATATTGCTGTGTTTGGATAACGCAGCCAGCCCTTATATGGCAGTGGGTCTAATAGATTAAAATATTTGAAGACCGAACCTATGATATACCGATAACCTGGTAAATTAAATTCATCGAGACTATCAGGTACATAAGTAATCTCATTATAGAAATATTGATTATTTCGCTTCCATGTTAGGTTTGGAATATCCGCAAATCCGGTTACATCTTTTTTCTCTAACTTGTTCAGCAGCATAAGGATTAATTTCTCAGTGGTATCACCACGTACTATAAAATCAATCCAGGGATATTCGATTAATTCCTTATGGAAGTACGTGCTGGATAGACCCCCAAACATCACTGGAGTCTCTGGATGGTATTTCTTTACGATTTTGGCTAACTCCACACTTCCATGTGCATGCGGCAGCCAGTGAAGATCAATTCCAAACGCCTTTGCTTTAATATTCTTGATTTTTTTTTCAACATCAAAATTTGGATTTAATAGCATGCGATTGGCGATATTAATAATCTTCACTTTTAATCCAAATCTTTCAAGATAATCCCCGATACTAGTTAAACCAACCGGGTACATTTCAAAAACAGGTGAAGATGGAACCACATCGCTGATTGGACCGGTAAATAGCATTTCTTTTCTGAAATCGTAAACTGTTGGCGGATGCAGCAGTACCAAGTCGTAAATCATTTGATCACTTCCTAAATTTAAGATATTTGTTTATATCTTAATAGTAATATAAGAAAGAAGGGAAAAGTTGGTTCAAATATTACAAT from Neobacillus sp. CF12 encodes:
- the selB gene encoding selenocysteine-specific translation elongation factor, which encodes MAGHIDHGKTSLTKALTNVDTDRLKEEKERQISIELGFAPLYEDQEIQISVIDVPGHERFIRQMIAGVAGIDLVVLVVAADEGVMPQTREHLDILKFLGVKYGLVAITKIDRVDEEFIELVKDDILRELTGSVFEDAPFVLVDSLSKKGIEELKDLIIRTLKEQEMRDTKGAFRLPIDQVFTVKGQGTVVRGTVYEGTVEEGQTLMIMPQGLEVKARQIQVHHKQAQKAYAGQRTAINLSGVSKEDLERGDVLVSSEHFIVTKTVDVAIRVVEDLEHMVKQRMPIKLHIGTTEVMGRIVFFDRNEIKEENGEILCQLRLEEEILTKRGDRFILRRPSPQETIGGGWVIDPRGNKYRFGNQTIEELEKKKVGSPKERIIAAIFEAKSLTLGELIKRTALDEETLNAFLNDDDDFVLYNNKEYSLKMLINSIEEDIYDRLQEFHQTHSMKSGLNKAELLQSMQKRFPKALLDFVVENGISNGVFKRKEQFVALANFMPNVSKSWQKRTENMLGELKKDGLKVRYYKDYFSDSGIPNHLEADLRRFLEDQEFIVHLDEQFAYHGEVFKEAVEKLRSGTGKEFEVGDAKEILDLSRKYMIPFLERLDSKGLTKRVENKRVWQK
- the coaW gene encoding type II pantothenate kinase; its protein translation is MERNTAGIDAGGSLIKMVYQENERMHFKKFPINEQDSAISWLKLSVPSLRVSLTGGKSTVIQKKYFPESMIIPEFQATCEGTRFLLTAENKTIGENYLIVNIGTGTSWHVVKGDKVDRILGSGMGGGTFTGLGSLLSKVRGYRQLTVLAEEGNKGHVDMLVKDIYESAESPVNGELTAANFAKGIRLNPTEADRLASLSNMIAETIVLLTSQAATIHQVKSAVIVGSAIVGNHPLRQALEFYMNMVGVTAVFLGKGEYSGAIGAYLSV
- a CDS encoding TIGR02206 family membrane protein; this encodes MERYFQADGGDLFILFSLTHWMTLLVLLGIIVLIFLFRRVLREQPLNSIVRSGLAAILIISEISLHAWLWSIEEWTIQYSLPFHLSSISILLSAALLLTKSYSLFEFTYFAGVGSALQAMITPDLSSYTFPHFRYVHFFISHGGIVVANMFIVFVEKYRPIAKSVWKAFLYLNLYTFYVFLLNYFIEGNYMYISEKPTNPSILDYLGPWPLYLIPLEMIALITFMLLYLPFGLFDIVEKTKNHNDS
- a CDS encoding antibiotic biosynthesis monooxygenase, which produces MSALVFMALYRPKPGKENELRDILKVHIPVLREEGLITERELLTLQAEDGTIIEIAEWKSSEAIDKAHQSDKVMSVWNQIGALAELTNLSSLAEAQYPFPNFKAI
- a CDS encoding SMC family ATPase; its protein translation is MKPLKLTMQAFGPYAGVETIDFTQLGNRTMFVISGKTGAGKTTIFDAISYAIYGKASGEDRNGPELRSQFAKADLVTEVSLDFSIRNKVYSITRLPQQPKKKEKGDGFTTLPARAELYSWDENGEKKIIASKINDVEEKVKEIMLIDSNQFRQILMIPQGEFRKLLTSDSKDKEVILQRLFHTQIYKMVEEKLKVEATELKNSVELQVQARNEAIRRIQAVTNEELKGYLEADSVNDVIMMPLLQEEISGMADMIETLVSTLKDKEKEQDDFKAKLFEAETIVKQIQTRDALKGEKIKLESQADIFTEKEKQVQLAHKAALLAQQEELCHRLKREMDQLKGNVTSIQSEMEKLDVLAKQYDQQLQAELEREGERKKAVDVINQLISMKDDVYSFSALVKESEVVQSSLKEAKEKHAASEKNLKALEERMKTLLDKKTEIEKGQLTFIENERLIEKMQSELDRLEKYELYLGRYKKTVQDLNLKSGKFENIAARYSDAKELVEDLENQWLHGQASLLATRLTNGEACPVCGSEHHPAPVSLNEKHIPNEEDLKSAKQQAAHLEKEKSAAESAFFEIQSIEKIQRENCEDILKEIRTHRVDFNENNSHVIKTEVLSTRNQLQKTQKTLVEQIKLLDTIKSEIEKSESDKAVLQMAIQKFTGDVNELTVLFTEKNTNLKRMMNVIPENLRTESAYEKTLTASKKHHELLVKRLEEAQQLLQAVKEKQSAESARFQDAVKHHSIKQNELNTEKEIFVSKLAEQGFENYGEYHSSKKSEGEIQNLEGQIRNYREEYRSVSDRLKELTKLLADVKTPDVAGIRASLEKLADEITELTNQRTDLFVKKRDNEEIYKKVEKLNEQMKVLEDRYNLIGELHNIARGQNTYKITFERYVLAAFLDDILREANVRLRKMTAGRFELLRKTDRSKGNVQSGLELLVYDQYTGQERHVKTLSGGESFKASLSLALGLADVVQNYAGGVSLETMFIDEGFGTLDPESLDQAIEALMDIQSSGRLVGIISHVPELKERIDIRLEVIAGQTGSRTEFIFTN
- a CDS encoding exonuclease SbcCD subunit D, with amino-acid sequence MKFIHTADWHLGKLVHGVYMTENQREALNQFIDIVAEEKPDAVVIAGDLYDRSVPPTDAVELLDEILFRINVELGIPVVAIAGNHDSAERLSFGSSWYKHSQFYLSGKLTNSFTPVHVNGVNFYLVPFAEPGIVRQLLEDESIHSHQDAMKAVVGKIEENLNYNEPNVFVGHAFVLGGQTSDSERVLSVGGSGCVGAELFEPFSYTALGHLHSPDAIKHNKVKYSGSLLKYSFSEAKQNKSISIIEMDEKGNFSHRYRSLTPTHDMRELEGHLEELLDPFFYEKQRLHDYLKITLHDEGALLDPINKLRQVYPNVLHLERKIDITDLKKKQSFTSTQNEKKSELDLFEQFYTEMTTSEFTADKKEAMADVIEKVLREEGDR
- a CDS encoding cold-shock protein, with the translated sequence MKNGKVKWFNSEKGFGFIEAEDGNDVFVHYSAIQTEGFKTLEEGQEVSFEVVEGARGPQAANVTKK
- a CDS encoding TIGR04190 family B12-binding domain/radical SAM domain protein, which produces MIYDLVLLHPPTVYDFRKEMLFTGPISDVVPSSPVFEMYPVGLTSIGDYLERFGLKVKIINIANRMLLNPNFDVEKKIKNIKAKAFGIDLHWLPHAHGSVELAKIVKKYHPETPVMFGGLSSTYFHKELIEYPWIDFIVRGDTTEKLILMLLNKLEKKDVTGFADIPNLTWKRNNQYFYNEITYVPDSLDEFNLPGYRYIIGSVFKYFNLLDPLPYKGWLRYPNTAILTSKGCNYNCLICGGSRDAYELNCNRKKLVMRSPQKMLEDIALIQRFTRAPIFLLNDIRQGGKEYVDEFLDGLSKMKLKNELVFELFNYADERFFERLNKAIPKYSIELTLESADEDIRKYNGKLPCTNAKVIEMLQFALKQGCAKVDLFFHDGYP